The Sulfolobus acidocaldarius DSM 639 genome has a window encoding:
- a CDS encoding DUF5658 family protein, giving the protein MKQFLIYPLSTLMTLDVLTTVIGLSKGLVEGNPLISGLYSTLPFSLFVVIFLLIKVGVLGAVYMLYKYTKMDMVLLVGTGISLIVLINNLSLLL; this is encoded by the coding sequence ATGAAGCAATTTCTGATATATCCTTTAAGTACGCTGATGACATTGGACGTTTTGACTACTGTCATTGGTCTATCTAAAGGGCTCGTTGAAGGTAATCCTCTAATAAGTGGACTATACTCAACACTTCCGTTTTCATTATTTGTCGTTATCTTCTTGCTTATTAAAGTGGGAGTATTGGGTGCAGTCTACATGCTTTACAAGTACACTAAAATGGACATGGTTTTACTAGTCGGGACAGGAATTTCATTAATAGTATTAATAAATAACTTGTCCCTCCTATTGTGA
- a CDS encoding sulfocyanin gives MKTSTLIAIIVVIIVVLGVVVYLATRIGGTSSGTSQSSSSLSSSSSSISSSLPSGAYALPYNSNNKTVFIYLVVSSSSSNLFNFNGTSDGSLKIYVPAGWNVMVILKNTESLPHNANIVQNNTPIPNSINISSDGKIILYVGDGPSNYYSSGVSSGNEASGMLENIPAGYYWIACGLPGHAKNGMWVDLIVSSTISTPYAIISNSITLPSSSTTTSTSSSSSAPGYMWG, from the coding sequence ATGAAAACTTCAACATTAATAGCAATAATAGTTGTAATAATAGTTGTACTCGGCGTTGTGGTATACTTGGCAACAAGGATAGGTGGTACCTCAAGTGGTACTTCGCAATCAAGCTCCTCGTTGTCATCGAGCTCCTCATCCATATCTTCATCATTGCCCTCAGGAGCTTATGCCTTACCTTATAACTCCAACAATAAGACAGTCTTTATATATCTAGTTGTCTCATCATCTTCCTCTAATCTGTTCAACTTCAATGGTACTTCTGACGGCTCTCTTAAAATATATGTCCCGGCAGGATGGAACGTAATGGTAATTTTAAAGAACACAGAATCTCTTCCTCATAATGCTAACATTGTGCAGAATAACACGCCAATACCTAATAGCATTAATATATCAAGCGACGGAAAGATAATACTCTATGTAGGAGACGGTCCTTCCAACTACTACAGTTCTGGTGTTTCAAGCGGTAATGAGGCATCTGGAATGCTAGAGAATATTCCAGCTGGATACTATTGGATAGCGTGTGGACTTCCAGGTCATGCAAAAAACGGCATGTGGGTTGACTTAATAGTTTCAAGTACTATTTCCACTCCATATGCTATAATCTCCAATTCTATTACACTGCCATCTTCGTCAACTACCACGTCCACATCGTCTTCCTCGTCAGCCCCAGGTTATATGTGGGGTTAG
- a CDS encoding cation-binding protein → MWIKDPIDLIYFEHCVLRVRYSIGLSLLNDDEKNAINVIMTTHDFVVNWHAKIEDKYIFPLFGEKAKPYSNDHLLIERYGNSAIQQRNVEWIKRYVKIVLDHNLNEERNIFIDKVQAKDIMNAILKEMRNYPSYEEITGLKIDFE, encoded by the coding sequence ATGTGGATAAAAGACCCAATTGACCTCATCTATTTTGAACATTGCGTCTTGAGGGTGAGGTACTCCATTGGTTTATCTCTATTAAACGACGACGAGAAAAATGCCATTAACGTAATAATGACAACCCATGACTTCGTCGTTAACTGGCATGCTAAAATTGAGGATAAATATATCTTCCCTCTGTTTGGTGAAAAAGCAAAACCTTATTCCAATGATCACTTGCTTATTGAAAGGTATGGAAACTCAGCCATTCAACAGAGAAATGTAGAGTGGATAAAAAGATATGTGAAGATAGTGTTGGACCATAACCTAAATGAAGAGCGTAATATCTTCATAGACAAAGTTCAAGCCAAAGATATTATGAATGCAATACTGAAGGAAATGAGGAATTATCCCTCCTATGAGGAGATAACTGGGCTGAAAATTGACTTTGAATAG
- a CDS encoding SPFH domain-containing protein, which yields MSISIRGQVISTEMENGTSFMAPDVIIFRYPKENITSKSLIIVQPTEQAVVLIQGQIAAVLPAGTHNIQSPQNPLSNILSKFKYNTLPYDTIVYFVSLTRHEVRVSGVSQTDDLVPLEYEVAVYYKVSNPGLLVTNIQFASQYFRDGELANYISPIIDQEVSQVLNHVKLVDVFKKFADISTAVTAGLKTFLAEIGVDLISVRITKLIPQDPELRRILQLRDLGIEVYDAVRLGLARILAESRDPSSVNMALGVPYFPQLSSLVLGSYFPYGLPPTGTQQQQLPQLQTVLRQVLGGGSQSSETSNK from the coding sequence ATGTCCATATCAATAAGGGGTCAAGTTATATCAACCGAAATGGAAAACGGAACTTCGTTCATGGCTCCAGATGTGATTATTTTTAGATATCCCAAAGAGAACATCACTTCAAAATCACTAATAATCGTTCAACCAACAGAGCAGGCTGTTGTACTTATACAGGGGCAAATCGCCGCTGTCTTACCTGCTGGAACTCATAATATACAATCTCCACAAAACCCACTTTCAAACATCTTATCAAAATTTAAATATAATACATTACCTTACGACACTATTGTCTACTTTGTCTCCCTTACCAGACATGAGGTCAGAGTTTCAGGTGTTAGCCAAACTGATGACCTAGTCCCTTTAGAATATGAGGTGGCTGTGTATTACAAAGTGTCAAACCCAGGACTCCTAGTGACAAACATACAGTTTGCCTCTCAGTATTTTAGAGATGGGGAACTTGCAAATTACATTTCTCCGATAATTGACCAGGAAGTAAGCCAAGTACTTAACCACGTTAAATTGGTGGACGTGTTCAAAAAGTTCGCAGACATTTCCACTGCAGTGACAGCAGGGTTAAAGACTTTTCTAGCTGAAATAGGTGTTGATTTAATATCAGTAAGAATAACAAAGCTAATCCCACAAGATCCTGAATTGAGAAGGATTCTGCAGTTAAGAGACCTGGGCATAGAAGTATATGATGCAGTCAGACTAGGGCTGGCTAGGATTTTAGCTGAGAGTAGAGACCCATCTAGCGTAAATATGGCTCTGGGAGTACCATATTTCCCACAGCTCTCAAGTCTAGTATTAGGTAGCTACTTCCCATATGGCTTACCCCCAACTGGTACACAACAGCAACAACTTCCACAATTACAGACAGTTCTAAGACAGGTTTTAGGAGGAGGTAGTCAAAGTAGTGAGACCAGCAACAAGTAG